Proteins encoded within one genomic window of Haematospirillum jordaniae:
- a CDS encoding LPS-assembly protein LptD, which translates to MLPSLSPLTRPIPSFLSGMMVCATAIALCIPQQAWGQMSAPPPAESRAEEQKPRAHVTADELIHDKNLDTVTARGNVEFQYGAVILIADTISYQPGKDLATASGNVVLTDEDGTTTFTDYAELTGDLKNGFTHAIKVVLADGSRSHAEQAVRREGTSTTLENAAYTPCDSCGDDPVIWQIKAVRVVHDQNAREVRYNHAWLELFDVPVLYTPYLSHPDPAVKRKSGFLVPSWKNDKDLGSAFSIPWFQVINDQQDITLTPTITSKEGIVLGSQYRVVGHKAALTATGSITRDSRERVRNHLSAKGIYAINDTWRAGADIDLASDPTYLRRYGFGAPAFLENRGYIEGFSRRSYAALESFYFQNTGAPLKKGYEIPFVTPLGSINYSTEPDSRGAWTTLDISAASVNRTSGPKSQRATTTLGWHLPYVGPAGDVWRLDTSLRGDVWRVADVPIKDNADHRYTGTIGRAVPEAALTWSLPLERTHEDWSEVLEPTIQGVISPRGGNNRKVPNEDSLDFELDDVNLFSTNRFTGYDRIEGGTRINYGVRYTAYGTRVGTIDTLAGQTWRQHPDGLFQETSGLHDTFSDYVGRLSVYPNNNFSTSWRFRLDRDNGEIRRNDFSTTIGPDVMRTTVGYVSTQRPAIEDNTAGERKEFYSGVSSRISQYWSSGVSGRWDVARNGGPIATRGQLAYEDECIGVTFQVGRRYTYDRDYTGGTFIGLVLSLKTLGDYNTQL; encoded by the coding sequence ATGTTACCATCACTTTCTCCGCTGACGCGCCCGATACCATCTTTCCTGTCAGGTATGATGGTGTGCGCCACGGCCATTGCGCTATGCATTCCGCAGCAGGCGTGGGGTCAGATGTCGGCCCCTCCGCCGGCAGAGAGCCGTGCGGAAGAACAGAAACCACGTGCGCATGTGACTGCCGATGAACTAATCCACGACAAGAACTTGGATACGGTTACAGCGCGCGGAAATGTTGAGTTCCAGTACGGTGCGGTCATTCTGATCGCTGATACCATCAGCTATCAGCCTGGAAAAGACTTGGCAACGGCCAGCGGAAACGTGGTGCTGACAGACGAGGACGGTACCACCACATTCACAGACTATGCAGAGTTAACCGGAGATCTGAAGAACGGCTTTACTCATGCCATCAAGGTCGTGCTTGCGGATGGATCACGCAGCCATGCTGAACAGGCGGTGCGCCGTGAAGGGACCTCGACAACCCTTGAGAATGCAGCCTACACACCGTGTGATTCCTGCGGCGATGATCCTGTCATATGGCAGATTAAGGCTGTACGAGTTGTGCATGACCAAAATGCCCGTGAGGTTCGGTATAACCATGCATGGCTCGAGCTTTTTGATGTGCCTGTGCTGTATACCCCGTACCTGTCTCACCCGGATCCCGCTGTCAAACGCAAAAGCGGGTTTCTGGTCCCATCGTGGAAAAACGACAAAGATCTTGGCTCTGCCTTTAGTATACCGTGGTTTCAGGTTATCAATGACCAGCAGGACATAACCCTGACGCCCACAATAACATCAAAGGAAGGGATTGTTCTTGGCAGTCAATATCGCGTTGTCGGGCATAAAGCAGCCCTTACTGCTACAGGATCTATAACCCGGGACAGTCGGGAACGTGTCCGCAACCATCTGTCTGCCAAAGGGATATATGCCATAAACGATACGTGGCGCGCCGGTGCCGATATTGATCTGGCATCTGATCCGACCTACCTGCGGCGCTATGGCTTCGGGGCACCCGCTTTTCTGGAAAATCGGGGCTACATTGAGGGTTTCAGCCGTCGCAGCTATGCAGCACTGGAAAGCTTCTATTTCCAGAACACAGGTGCCCCGCTGAAAAAGGGCTATGAGATCCCGTTTGTTACTCCGCTGGGCAGTATCAATTACAGCACAGAACCCGATAGCAGGGGGGCATGGACAACGCTGGATATATCCGCTGCCAGCGTAAACCGCACATCTGGGCCAAAAAGCCAACGGGCAACGACAACGCTGGGATGGCATTTGCCCTATGTTGGACCTGCCGGAGACGTGTGGAGGCTGGATACCAGCCTGCGCGGAGATGTATGGCGTGTTGCTGATGTACCAATCAAGGACAACGCCGATCATCGCTATACAGGGACCATAGGACGGGCCGTGCCTGAGGCCGCACTGACGTGGAGTCTCCCCCTTGAGCGTACACATGAAGACTGGAGCGAGGTACTGGAACCAACGATACAGGGGGTGATCAGCCCACGTGGGGGCAATAACCGTAAAGTCCCTAACGAGGACAGTCTCGATTTCGAGCTTGACGATGTCAACCTGTTCTCGACCAACCGCTTCACGGGCTATGACCGCATCGAAGGCGGAACCCGGATAAACTATGGAGTACGCTATACTGCATACGGCACAAGAGTGGGGACTATAGATACCTTGGCAGGGCAGACGTGGCGGCAACATCCTGATGGATTGTTCCAAGAGACATCCGGGCTTCATGACACTTTTTCCGACTATGTCGGCAGATTGTCTGTTTACCCGAACAACAACTTCTCAACATCTTGGCGTTTCCGACTGGATCGCGACAACGGTGAGATACGCCGTAATGATTTCAGCACAACGATCGGACCAGACGTCATGCGTACAACGGTTGGATATGTAAGCACACAACGCCCAGCGATTGAGGATAATACAGCTGGAGAACGCAAGGAGTTCTATAGCGGCGTGTCGTCACGTATCTCCCAGTACTGGAGCAGCGGTGTATCAGGACGTTGGGATGTCGCCCGTAACGGGGGGCCAATCGCAACCCGAGGGCAACTCGCTTATGAGGACGAATGCATCGGTGTTACCTTCCAGGTTGGTCGTAGATATACGTATGACAGGGATTATACTGGTGGAACATTTATCGGACTGGTCCTGTCACTAAAGACATTGGGCGACTATAACACACAGCTCTGA
- a CDS encoding peptidylprolyl isomerase, translating into MIHTTQITNVALRSKLPVSALAFCVGLLSVYGPLPAFAVQSGQTQRIAAVVNDEAITWKDVDERTSLLLLTSRLPDNQETRQRIIPRVIQVLVNERLKMQQIKKAGIDVEPADIANAKRQIERNNGFPTGALDDLLRHQGLAPHILETQLRADIGWVRYAQSTLRRQVSVEPAEVDAVISTMKDNLGRPQRLLAEIVLPVTDPAEERQMRALADRLVDQIRQGAPFASLARQFSASVTAAVGGDLGWISTGALEPEIERVLDTMSPGMLSQPVRTTGGYAIMLLREAREPRKQSADDIRVQLSQIFMPLSGPAAVPEAKRAEIARSVRDSAKSCADIDATAGQLNLPGSGAIGSMRLADLPPPVRAVVRDLPLNTLGGPVEVAGGEAIVMVCDRQDTAGLPPREEIEQRLTLEKLERVSNRALRDLRRSALIDIRR; encoded by the coding sequence ATGATACACACCACACAGATAACCAATGTCGCATTACGATCTAAGCTTCCGGTGTCAGCCCTTGCCTTTTGCGTCGGGCTTTTATCGGTATACGGACCCTTGCCTGCTTTTGCTGTACAAAGTGGCCAGACTCAGCGCATCGCAGCCGTTGTCAACGATGAAGCCATAACATGGAAGGATGTTGATGAGCGGACATCCCTTCTGCTGCTGACTTCGCGCCTTCCGGACAACCAAGAAACCCGGCAAAGGATTATCCCTCGGGTTATTCAGGTTCTGGTCAACGAGCGCCTGAAAATGCAGCAAATCAAGAAGGCCGGGATAGACGTAGAGCCAGCCGACATTGCAAATGCAAAGCGCCAGATCGAGCGGAACAACGGCTTCCCGACTGGCGCCTTGGATGACTTGCTAAGACATCAGGGCCTTGCTCCTCATATCCTAGAAACACAGCTCCGCGCTGATATAGGCTGGGTACGCTACGCACAAAGTACTCTGCGTCGCCAGGTTTCTGTTGAACCTGCTGAGGTTGATGCTGTCATCAGTACCATGAAGGATAACCTCGGACGCCCACAGCGGCTGCTGGCTGAAATTGTCCTGCCTGTGACTGATCCGGCTGAAGAACGGCAGATGCGCGCTCTCGCCGATCGTTTGGTAGACCAGATCAGACAAGGCGCCCCCTTTGCTTCACTGGCGCGCCAGTTCTCGGCTTCGGTCACAGCTGCTGTGGGCGGTGATCTGGGCTGGATCAGTACCGGAGCCCTGGAGCCTGAGATTGAGCGGGTTCTGGACACCATGTCGCCGGGCATGCTGTCACAGCCTGTTCGTACGACCGGCGGCTATGCCATCATGCTGTTACGTGAGGCTAGGGAACCCAGAAAGCAAAGTGCAGATGACATCCGGGTCCAGTTAAGCCAGATTTTCATGCCATTATCCGGTCCGGCAGCCGTACCCGAAGCCAAGAGGGCAGAGATTGCGCGCTCGGTCCGGGACAGCGCCAAATCATGCGCCGATATTGATGCAACGGCAGGGCAACTGAACCTACCCGGATCCGGTGCCATAGGCAGCATGCGGCTTGCCGACCTGCCCCCGCCGGTACGGGCTGTGGTCAGGGATTTACCACTGAACACCCTCGGCGGCCCGGTTGAGGTTGCTGGCGGGGAGGCTATCGTTATGGTCTGCGATCGTCAGGACACAGCTGGCCTCCCACCACGGGAAGAGATCGAACAACGCCTGACGCTGGAGAAGCTGGAGCGGGTCTCCAACCGTGCTCTTCGTGATTTGCGTCGATCCGCGTTGATTGATATCCGGCGCTGA
- the pdxA gene encoding 4-hydroxythreonine-4-phosphate dehydrogenase PdxA produces the protein MHITRPLALTMGDPAGIGGDITLKAWLGRKQNPVPAFVALDDPERLEELAHRLGLHVALVTVSTPQEAQTVFDQALPVIPVPLAKRVVPGQPDPAHAGAVLNSIRMAVQMTMAGKTCAMVTNPISKKVLREQGFGFPGHTEYLASLAGPDTQAVMMLANESLRVIPVTIHIPLRDVASTLTTEHIVTCGHTAAQSLRQYFAISSPRLAITGLNPHAGEGGIMGTEEQDIIEPAIQDLRQDGLDVSGPLPADTLFHAEARQLYDVALCMYHDQALIPLKALDFHGGVNVTLGLPFIRTSPDHGTAFALAGTGKARETSLVAALRMASAMAGRAPESAAHLS, from the coding sequence ATGCACATAACACGCCCCCTCGCCCTGACAATGGGAGACCCTGCAGGAATCGGGGGGGATATTACCTTGAAAGCGTGGCTTGGGCGGAAACAAAATCCGGTGCCTGCCTTTGTAGCCCTTGATGATCCCGAGCGCCTGGAAGAGCTGGCCCACAGGCTGGGGCTGCATGTAGCACTCGTAACGGTCAGCACACCGCAAGAGGCACAAACCGTATTTGACCAAGCCCTACCCGTGATCCCTGTGCCCCTTGCCAAAAGGGTGGTTCCGGGACAGCCGGACCCAGCCCATGCCGGGGCAGTCCTGAACTCGATACGTATGGCTGTTCAGATGACGATGGCGGGCAAAACCTGTGCCATGGTTACAAACCCCATCAGCAAGAAGGTGTTACGTGAACAGGGGTTTGGCTTCCCGGGTCATACCGAGTACCTAGCCAGCTTGGCTGGCCCTGATACACAAGCCGTCATGATGCTGGCCAACGAGAGCCTACGGGTTATTCCCGTTACCATACATATTCCCCTGCGGGATGTTGCAAGTACCTTGACCACAGAACATATTGTCACATGTGGACATACCGCCGCACAGTCCCTACGACAGTACTTTGCCATCTCTTCACCCCGGCTTGCCATTACAGGGCTGAACCCTCATGCCGGAGAGGGTGGGATTATGGGAACAGAAGAGCAGGATATTATCGAGCCTGCCATTCAGGACCTGCGCCAAGACGGCCTTGATGTATCTGGCCCGCTGCCAGCTGATACCCTGTTTCACGCTGAAGCCAGGCAGCTCTATGACGTTGCACTGTGTATGTACCATGACCAAGCCCTGATCCCACTCAAGGCCTTGGATTTTCATGGTGGCGTCAACGTCACCCTTGGTCTTCCCTTCATCCGCACATCGCCGGATCACGGAACGGCATTTGCGCTGGCCGGAACCGGGAAGGCGCGCGAAACCAGCCTGGTTGCGGCTTTACGCATGGCCTCTGCGATGGCCGGGCGCGCTCCTGAATCAGCTGCACATTTATCCTGA
- the rsmA gene encoding 16S rRNA (adenine(1518)-N(6)/adenine(1519)-N(6))-dimethyltransferase RsmA: protein MTSSHPDFPEHPLFPLPPLRETIAAHGLMARKSLGQNFLFDLNLTGRIARSGGTLTTGTTIEIGPGPGGLTRALLDNGACHVIAIERDPRMVPIQQEIASAYPERLELIQADALAIPAHTLGASPRRIVANLPYNVATPLILEWLKHIQAFECLVVMLQKEVVNRLAARPRTSDYGRLTIITQWLCTVEPLFDVNPRAFIPPPKVTSTVVRLVPRPAPLAPCRFDMLEAVTAAAFNQRRKMLRSSLKGLASYMPSGMTTEDLCAAANIVPTARAEELDIPQFCALANSLDPSHTP from the coding sequence ATGACGTCGTCGCATCCAGATTTCCCGGAACACCCCCTGTTCCCGCTTCCACCTCTACGCGAAACCATTGCCGCCCACGGCTTGATGGCGCGCAAGAGCCTAGGGCAGAATTTTCTCTTTGATCTCAATCTGACGGGACGTATCGCCCGTAGTGGCGGCACGTTGACAACAGGCACCACCATAGAAATTGGTCCCGGCCCCGGGGGATTGACCCGCGCCCTGCTGGATAACGGCGCCTGCCACGTCATTGCCATAGAGCGTGACCCACGCATGGTGCCGATCCAGCAGGAGATTGCATCCGCCTACCCGGAACGTCTTGAGCTCATACAGGCTGACGCCCTTGCCATCCCAGCGCATACCCTTGGCGCATCACCGCGGCGCATTGTGGCCAACCTTCCCTACAATGTCGCAACCCCGCTGATTCTTGAATGGCTGAAGCACATTCAGGCCTTTGAATGTCTGGTGGTCATGCTTCAGAAAGAGGTTGTAAACCGCTTGGCGGCACGCCCCCGTACATCAGATTACGGACGCCTGACAATTATTACTCAGTGGCTGTGTACTGTTGAACCCTTGTTTGACGTCAACCCTCGGGCTTTTATCCCCCCACCAAAGGTTACATCTACGGTTGTCCGCCTGGTTCCGCGTCCAGCTCCCCTCGCCCCTTGCCGCTTTGACATGTTAGAGGCCGTCACCGCTGCTGCCTTTAATCAAAGGCGGAAAATGCTGCGATCAAGCCTGAAGGGCCTAGCGTCATACATGCCAAGCGGCATGACAACGGAAGACCTGTGCGCCGCCGCCAACATTGTGCCGACGGCGCGCGCCGAGGAGCTGGATATTCCCCAGTTCTGCGCCTTGGCGAACAGCCTAGACCCCAGCCATACGCCATAA
- the gmk gene encoding guanylate kinase produces MTFAPDMPHVSRRGLMLILSSPSGAGKSTIAQAILEQDNCLELSVSVTTRSPRPGEIDGVHYHFRTHTDVEAMVAAGGFLEHAQVFDNHYGTPREPVEKALAAGKDVLFDIDWQGARQLTEKAANDVVRIFILPPSLSELERRLRGRGQDPDEVVRKRMAKASSEMEHWAEYDYVLVNTDLDASIRAVRSILEAERLKRSRQKGMETFVAALRGL; encoded by the coding sequence ATGACGTTTGCTCCTGATATGCCTCACGTGTCCCGGCGTGGTTTGATGTTGATCCTGTCGTCCCCCTCTGGTGCAGGGAAATCCACAATTGCGCAGGCAATCCTAGAGCAGGACAACTGCCTTGAGCTTTCTGTGTCCGTGACAACCCGTTCCCCGCGCCCGGGTGAGATTGACGGAGTGCACTATCACTTCCGGACGCATACCGATGTTGAGGCTATGGTTGCTGCCGGTGGTTTCCTAGAGCATGCCCAGGTCTTTGACAATCACTACGGCACACCGCGGGAGCCTGTCGAGAAAGCCTTGGCTGCTGGAAAGGACGTACTGTTTGATATTGATTGGCAGGGTGCGCGCCAATTGACGGAAAAAGCAGCCAATGATGTTGTGCGCATTTTCATTCTGCCGCCATCCCTGTCCGAGCTGGAGCGCCGCCTGCGTGGTCGAGGGCAGGATCCGGATGAGGTGGTTCGCAAAAGAATGGCCAAAGCCAGCAGCGAGATGGAGCACTGGGCGGAATATGATTACGTTCTGGTCAATACCGATCTTGACGCAAGCATTCGTGCAGTGCGCTCAATCCTTGAGGCAGAGCGCTTGAAACGGTCTCGCCAGAAAGGCATGGAAACCTTTGTGGCCGCTCTACGCGGTTTATAA
- a CDS encoding YicC/YloC family endoribonuclease, whose protein sequence is MGIASMTGFSSAQGQDQGRALSWIWEARSVNGKGLDIRIRWPQGWDSIEAPARDLAQKCLSRGSIALSLSLNDSSRSASGLTINREWLATLIALAKDLPSPVGQPRLDGLLRVRGVIEENAEPSEAGEHFQTPDLVAAVLETLSKALGGLVAVRCEEGSRLYTVLQGHLASLESLIQQAGETASARPGSVRRRLEQQLAVLLDSKVPVPEERLAQELALIATRLDIREELDRLSAHVAQARQLLETGGVCGRRLDFLCQEFNREANTLCSKSQDSDLTRLGLDLKTVIDQLREQVQNIE, encoded by the coding sequence GTGGGTATCGCCAGTATGACCGGATTTTCCAGCGCACAGGGGCAGGATCAGGGACGTGCCCTGTCATGGATCTGGGAAGCACGCAGCGTCAATGGAAAGGGGCTGGATATCCGGATACGGTGGCCCCAAGGTTGGGACAGTATAGAAGCGCCAGCCCGTGATTTGGCCCAGAAATGCCTGTCGCGTGGAAGCATCGCCTTGTCATTGTCGTTGAATGACAGTTCCCGTTCTGCTTCAGGACTGACCATCAATCGTGAGTGGCTGGCAACATTGATCGCCTTGGCTAAAGATCTGCCATCGCCTGTGGGGCAGCCGCGTCTTGATGGTCTGCTGCGGGTTCGTGGTGTTATCGAAGAGAACGCCGAGCCTTCTGAAGCAGGGGAGCATTTCCAGACACCTGATCTTGTTGCAGCGGTCCTTGAGACCCTATCCAAGGCGCTTGGGGGCTTGGTTGCCGTGCGCTGTGAGGAGGGATCACGTTTGTACACGGTTCTGCAGGGACATCTTGCCAGTCTGGAGTCCTTGATCCAGCAGGCCGGGGAGACAGCTTCTGCCCGGCCCGGGTCTGTCCGTCGTCGTCTGGAGCAACAGCTTGCTGTGTTGCTTGACAGCAAGGTTCCTGTTCCTGAAGAGCGATTGGCCCAGGAACTGGCCTTGATTGCAACGCGTCTGGATATTCGTGAGGAGTTGGATCGTCTGTCAGCCCATGTTGCCCAGGCCCGGCAACTTCTGGAAACAGGGGGTGTTTGTGGACGTCGTCTTGATTTTCTATGTCAGGAATTCAATCGCGAAGCCAATACGTTATGCTCCAAATCACAAGATTCGGACCTGACCCGGCTGGGCCTTGATCTCAAAACAGTGATCGACCAGCTGCGCGAGCAGGTCCAGAATATTGAATAA
- a CDS encoding 4'-phosphopantetheinyl transferase family protein, giving the protein MPDNSTLTAIPIPTLSPAMPGLACFASVSSVQAYWPRGHHGLSETEHECISRMIRAEDRVQRTAAHILKRRVLGHILGVSPECLEFYQDSNGRPFLHHPESTLDFNISHAGNWVALSVISRRDQACRTGVDVEAQRPQLDWTSLSKDFLSPAEIRIMNELDYDQGRLFALSRWSMKEAIVKATGEGLGATLSTITPTVHADGTFHCKNLHGYTIACDGHHVIGAAVFPNTVTAQIVRLDSTGWMQATAHNPTTQ; this is encoded by the coding sequence ATGCCCGATAACAGTACTCTGACCGCTATTCCGATACCAACACTGTCACCTGCCATGCCGGGTCTCGCCTGCTTTGCCTCTGTTTCATCAGTACAGGCATACTGGCCTCGTGGCCATCACGGGCTGTCTGAGACAGAACATGAATGTATCAGCCGTATGATCCGAGCAGAAGACAGGGTGCAACGCACCGCTGCCCATATCCTCAAACGCAGGGTACTGGGGCACATCCTCGGCGTATCCCCCGAATGTCTCGAGTTTTATCAAGACAGCAATGGCAGGCCTTTCCTGCATCACCCTGAAAGCACACTGGATTTCAATATCAGCCACGCCGGAAACTGGGTTGCCTTGTCCGTCATTTCCCGCCGCGACCAAGCATGCCGCACAGGTGTGGATGTAGAAGCCCAACGTCCTCAGCTAGACTGGACGTCATTATCAAAGGATTTTCTGTCCCCTGCGGAAATCCGGATTATGAACGAACTTGATTACGACCAGGGCCGTCTTTTTGCCCTGTCCCGCTGGAGCATGAAAGAAGCCATTGTGAAAGCGACCGGTGAAGGGCTTGGGGCCACCCTGAGTACGATAACGCCAACCGTTCATGCCGACGGCACATTCCACTGCAAGAACCTGCATGGATATACCATTGCCTGCGATGGTCATCATGTTATAGGGGCAGCTGTATTTCCGAACACAGTGACAGCACAGATCGTAAGACTGGACAGCACGGGATGGATGCAGGCAACTGCCCATAACCCAACCACACAATAG
- a CDS encoding SDR family NAD(P)-dependent oxidoreductase: MTKIANNPHTLITGASSGIGQALALAYAQQGHDLTLTGRNPERLEETATICRSTGASVHTSLTDVTDCDGMKALIQEADGKVPLSLVIANAGIGETSSPQTVFATNITGVMNTIMPALDVMKPRRNGQIALMASAAGFRGLPSAPAYCASKACIKVWGEGLRGALATNNIRVSVILPGFVESRITAVNPFPMPFLMPAKKAAHHIVRGLAKNKGRISFPWPVILTSWLLATLPDLWADQLTRRFPQKPRMD, from the coding sequence ATGACTAAGATAGCAAACAACCCGCATACGCTGATCACAGGAGCCTCTTCCGGTATCGGCCAAGCCTTGGCCCTTGCCTATGCACAGCAGGGGCATGACCTGACCCTGACCGGTCGCAATCCGGAACGCCTAGAAGAAACGGCTACCATCTGCCGGTCCACAGGTGCATCCGTGCATACCAGCCTGACGGATGTAACAGATTGCGACGGTATGAAAGCGCTGATACAGGAGGCCGATGGCAAAGTTCCCTTGAGTCTTGTCATTGCCAATGCCGGCATTGGGGAAACATCATCACCACAGACCGTGTTCGCCACCAATATCACCGGGGTTATGAACACGATCATGCCTGCCCTAGACGTAATGAAACCACGCAGGAACGGACAAATCGCGCTTATGGCCTCGGCAGCGGGTTTCCGTGGCCTGCCGTCCGCACCGGCCTATTGCGCCAGCAAGGCCTGTATAAAAGTTTGGGGCGAAGGCCTGCGCGGGGCGCTGGCCACAAACAATATAAGGGTTTCTGTTATATTGCCTGGATTTGTAGAAAGTCGCATCACTGCGGTTAACCCGTTTCCCATGCCCTTTCTGATGCCTGCCAAGAAGGCAGCCCACCATATTGTGCGCGGGCTAGCCAAAAACAAGGGGCGAATCAGCTTCCCGTGGCCTGTCATCCTGACCTCATGGCTTCTGGCAACCCTGCCCGACCTGTGGGCTGATCAGCTCACCCGCCGCTTTCCACAGAAGCCGCGCATGGATTGA